In Francisella hispaniensis FSC454, a genomic segment contains:
- a CDS encoding DNA-3-methyladenine glycosylase I, with product MNSKNRCFGNKPNQELYAKYHDNEWGIPKYDDNELFELLILEGAQAGLNWETILKKRQGYRDAFYNFDPIKVASMLDFELEALRDNPNIIRNKLKIYSVRKNAQVFLQIQKEFGSFSDYLWEFVNFKQIKNSWKFHTEVPTATPISEKISKDLKKRGMSFVGPTIIYAYMQAAGLVNDHLVDCWCYTGI from the coding sequence ATGAATAGTAAAAATCGTTGCTTTGGTAATAAACCTAATCAAGAGCTATATGCAAAATATCATGATAATGAATGGGGTATTCCTAAATATGATGATAATGAGCTTTTTGAATTATTGATATTAGAAGGAGCTCAAGCTGGTCTTAATTGGGAAACTATTCTAAAAAAGCGGCAAGGTTATCGTGATGCTTTTTATAATTTTGATCCTATTAAAGTTGCAAGTATGTTAGATTTTGAACTTGAAGCTCTTCGAGACAATCCAAATATTATACGTAATAAATTAAAAATCTATTCTGTTAGAAAAAATGCTCAAGTATTTCTTCAAATTCAAAAAGAGTTTGGTAGCTTTAGTGATTATCTATGGGAATTTGTTAATTTTAAGCAGATTAAGAATAGTTGGAAATTTCACACTGAAGTTCCAACGGCAACACCCATTAGTGAGAAAATTTCAAAAGATCTTAAAAAAAGAGGAATGAGCTTTGTTGGACCAACTATTATTTATGCTTATATGCAAGCTGCTGGATTAGTTAATGATCATCTGGTTGATTGTTGGTGCTATACTGGGATATAA
- a CDS encoding multidrug effflux MFS transporter — MKHITRNSKLFPIILALFAALPPLAVNTYAPAIPLIASDFGVNNSTVLTTFATYFIGFSFGMLFWGAVSDKYGRKKVIVIGSVIYIVSTLLCSYSYNFKMLEIMRLIQGLSDSVGAIIALSIARDCYKGAKLTNLVASITIILLIAPVVAPIIGTILTQLTHTWQSTFHFLTIYGVVMLVCACLIEETLEHKDRKSSLIKLIPSYFQHLSNPRFILATIASGTIFATLFIFISSSALIYLGDYATGSLWYCIYYGLCCLGSILANVIIKKNSHRVQQLKFLYYSVTLITLSCITLIVFNTLNLDNALIYTLIMFVLCANVAFSSTLIYSFAIEQIDHSFGTANSIVNFIRNMIAAAGSYIVSFYHGRNLVIASPYAQLGFALITVTILFGIYKLNQKVKLQQPN, encoded by the coding sequence ATGAAACATATAACTAGAAATTCTAAACTATTTCCTATAATTTTAGCATTATTTGCTGCCTTACCGCCTCTAGCTGTAAACACGTATGCTCCCGCAATTCCTCTGATAGCTAGTGATTTTGGTGTCAATAATAGTACGGTTCTGACAACTTTTGCAACCTACTTTATTGGCTTCTCTTTTGGAATGCTATTTTGGGGAGCAGTATCTGATAAATATGGTCGCAAGAAGGTTATAGTTATCGGAAGTGTTATATATATTGTAAGTACCTTACTATGCTCATATAGTTATAATTTCAAAATGCTTGAAATAATGCGTTTAATACAAGGCTTATCTGACTCTGTAGGTGCTATAATAGCCCTTTCAATAGCTCGTGACTGCTATAAAGGAGCAAAACTTACAAATCTTGTGGCATCGATAACTATAATATTACTAATAGCTCCTGTAGTAGCACCAATAATTGGTACTATTCTCACCCAATTAACCCATACTTGGCAAAGTACCTTTCACTTCTTAACTATATACGGCGTAGTTATGCTTGTCTGTGCCTGTTTAATTGAAGAAACTTTAGAACACAAAGATAGAAAATCAAGTTTAATAAAATTAATACCAAGCTACTTTCAACACTTAAGTAATCCTCGTTTTATACTTGCTACTATTGCTAGTGGAACTATTTTTGCAACTCTTTTTATATTCATATCATCATCTGCTTTGATCTATCTAGGTGATTATGCAACTGGATCTTTATGGTACTGCATATATTATGGTTTATGTTGTCTTGGCTCCATACTTGCAAATGTGATTATCAAAAAAAATTCACATCGAGTACAACAATTAAAATTTTTGTATTACAGTGTCACTTTAATCACACTAAGTTGTATTACATTGATAGTATTTAATACTTTAAATCTAGATAATGCTTTAATCTACACTCTAATAATGTTCGTATTATGTGCTAATGTAGCTTTTAGCTCAACTCTTATTTACTCATTTGCAATTGAACAAATAGATCATAGTTTTGGTACAGCTAATTCAATTGTAAACTTTATTAGAAATATGATTGCAGCTGCTGGTAGCTATATCGTAAGTTTTTATCATGGTCGAAATTTGGTTATAGCCTCTCCATATGCTCAGCTAGGTTTTGCCTTGATTACAGTTACAATATTATTTGGCATATACAAACTAAATCAAAAAGTAAAACTTCAACAACCTAACTAA
- the secA gene encoding preprotein translocase subunit SecA, which produces MLSLVQKIIGSRNERFIKKVSKIVQKINSLESEFEKLSDEQLKAKTLEYRQRLANGEILDNLLPEAFATVREAARRTKNMRHYDVQLIGGIVLHQGKVAEMRTGEGKTLVATLPAYLNALTGNGVHVITVNDYLAKRDAELMSDIYEFLGMSVGVIVADLNPQQRKEAYACDITYGTNNEFGFDYLRDNMAYEKEQQVQRSRNYVIIDEVDSILIDEARTPLIISGASDDSSEMYNLFNRLVPYLEKQEKEQVEDEQEQKDFYVDEKSKNAYLTEKGYAKIENMLKKEGILEEDDNLYSPHNITKMHYLNACLRAHSLYQLNIDYIVRDQEIVIIDESTGRAMPGRRWSDGLHQAIEAKEGVKINAENQTMASITFQNFFKLYNKIAGMTGTADTEAFELHSIYGLEVIIIPTNKPMIRKDHHDEIYGSVREKFDAIVEDIKERISKGQPVLVGTASIEASEVLSTLLKRKKIKHNVLNAKQHEKEASIIAMAGYPGNVTIATNMAGRGTDIILGGNLEVEIAQLEDPTPESIAQIKAEWLKRNEAVKNAGGLCIIGSERHDSRRIDNQLRGRAARQGDPGESKFYLSMDDNLLRIFASQSMAERVKRGLKGGESLAFGFMSKVISKAQGKVESYHFDIRKNLLEYDNVVNTQRKVIYEQRQAFLDSGDVSEILADIRIDVAEQLFHDYVPAGSMHELWDLEGLEKALKSDFMIEVDLQKLYEEDDNLGEEDLKKFVREAIEIEFAEKTKNLDPGAVRQFEKFSLLQSLDSHWREHLSSIDHLRNSINLRGYAQKDPKNEYKKEAFELFSSMLDNFKYEVISSLAKIRIATEEETQRAQQEWQESMSDIKAEHESVIDNNQRHDEDEQEEAPKVQQVRREGPKVKRNDPCPCGSGKKYKQCHGKVE; this is translated from the coding sequence ATGTTAAGTTTAGTACAGAAAATAATAGGTAGTCGTAACGAAAGATTTATAAAAAAAGTTTCTAAAATAGTTCAAAAAATTAACTCTTTAGAGTCTGAGTTTGAGAAACTTAGTGATGAGCAGTTAAAAGCAAAAACTCTTGAATATCGCCAAAGACTTGCAAATGGTGAAATATTAGATAATCTTTTGCCAGAAGCTTTTGCAACTGTTAGAGAAGCTGCAAGACGTACCAAAAATATGCGTCATTATGATGTTCAGCTGATAGGTGGTATAGTTCTTCATCAAGGTAAAGTTGCTGAGATGAGAACAGGTGAGGGTAAAACTTTAGTTGCTACGTTACCAGCTTATTTAAACGCCTTGACTGGTAATGGTGTACATGTGATTACAGTTAATGATTACCTTGCCAAGCGTGATGCTGAGCTGATGAGTGATATTTATGAGTTTTTAGGCATGTCTGTTGGTGTAATAGTTGCTGATTTAAATCCTCAGCAACGCAAAGAAGCTTATGCATGCGATATCACTTATGGGACAAACAATGAATTTGGCTTTGATTACCTAAGAGATAATATGGCTTATGAAAAAGAGCAGCAAGTCCAAAGAAGTCGTAACTATGTAATTATAGATGAGGTTGACTCTATTTTAATTGATGAGGCGAGAACTCCGCTTATCATATCAGGTGCATCAGACGATAGTTCAGAGATGTATAATCTTTTCAATAGATTAGTTCCTTACTTAGAGAAGCAAGAAAAAGAACAAGTTGAAGATGAACAAGAACAAAAAGATTTTTATGTTGATGAGAAATCCAAAAATGCTTATCTAACTGAAAAAGGTTATGCAAAAATTGAGAATATGCTCAAAAAAGAAGGCATTCTTGAAGAAGATGATAACCTTTATAGTCCTCACAATATTACGAAAATGCATTATTTAAATGCATGTCTAAGAGCTCACTCGCTGTATCAGCTTAATATTGATTATATTGTGCGTGATCAGGAAATTGTTATTATTGATGAAAGTACTGGTAGAGCGATGCCAGGGCGTAGATGGTCAGATGGTTTGCATCAGGCAATAGAGGCTAAAGAGGGCGTCAAAATTAATGCTGAAAATCAGACGATGGCTTCTATTACATTCCAGAATTTCTTTAAATTATATAACAAAATTGCTGGTATGACTGGTACTGCTGATACTGAGGCATTTGAGCTTCACTCTATCTATGGTTTAGAGGTAATTATTATACCGACTAATAAACCAATGATTAGAAAAGATCATCATGATGAAATATATGGTAGTGTTAGAGAGAAATTTGATGCGATAGTTGAAGATATTAAAGAGAGAATCTCAAAAGGACAGCCTGTATTAGTTGGTACAGCATCTATTGAAGCATCTGAAGTATTATCAACGTTGTTGAAAAGGAAAAAAATTAAACATAATGTCTTGAATGCCAAACAACATGAGAAGGAAGCTAGCATTATTGCAATGGCTGGTTATCCTGGTAATGTGACAATTGCAACAAATATGGCAGGTCGTGGTACTGATATTATTTTAGGAGGTAATCTAGAAGTTGAAATAGCTCAGCTTGAAGATCCTACACCAGAGTCTATCGCTCAAATAAAGGCAGAATGGCTAAAGCGTAATGAGGCTGTTAAAAATGCTGGTGGATTATGTATTATTGGTTCTGAAAGACATGATTCACGCAGGATCGATAATCAGCTAAGAGGTCGTGCTGCTCGTCAGGGTGATCCAGGTGAGAGTAAATTCTATCTATCAATGGATGATAACCTTTTACGTATTTTTGCTTCTCAAAGTATGGCTGAGAGAGTCAAAAGAGGTCTAAAAGGTGGTGAATCATTAGCTTTTGGTTTTATGTCAAAAGTTATATCAAAAGCTCAAGGTAAAGTTGAGAGCTATCATTTTGATATTCGTAAAAACTTACTAGAGTATGATAATGTTGTGAATACACAACGTAAAGTTATTTATGAGCAAAGACAAGCATTTTTAGATTCTGGTGATGTTAGTGAAATTCTTGCTGATATTCGTATTGATGTGGCGGAACAATTGTTTCATGACTACGTGCCAGCTGGTTCTATGCATGAATTGTGGGATCTTGAAGGCTTAGAGAAAGCACTTAAATCTGACTTTATGATTGAGGTTGATCTACAGAAGCTTTATGAAGAAGATGATAATTTAGGAGAAGAAGATCTTAAAAAGTTTGTCAGAGAAGCTATAGAAATTGAATTTGCTGAAAAAACTAAAAATTTAGACCCAGGCGCTGTGAGACAATTTGAGAAATTCTCATTATTACAGTCTCTTGATAGTCATTGGCGCGAGCATTTGAGTTCGATAGATCACCTACGTAATAGTATTAACTTACGTGGTTATGCTCAAAAAGATCCTAAGAATGAATATAAGAAAGAAGCCTTTGAGCTCTTTTCAAGTATGCTTGATAACTTTAAGTATGAGGTTATATCTTCACTTGCTAAGATTAGAATTGCTACTGAAGAAGAAACGCAAAGAGCTCAGCAAGAATGGCAAGAGTCTATGAGTGATATTAAAGCTGAACATGAAAGTGTCATTGATAACAATCAAAGACATGATGAGGATGAGCAAGAAGAGGCTCCAAAAGTTCAGCAAGTCAGAAGAGAAGGCCCAAAAGTTAAAAGAAATGATCCTTGTCCTTGTGGCTCTGGCAAGAAGTATAAACAATGTCATGGTAAGGTTGAGTAA
- the rpmA gene encoding 50S ribosomal protein L27: MAHKKAGGSTRNGRDSNPKYLGVKRYGGEFVKAGTIILRQRGTKTHPGVNVGCGKDHTLFALKDGTVKFHVGGALNRKFVSIEE; encoded by the coding sequence ATGGCTCATAAGAAAGCTGGTGGTAGTACTAGAAACGGAAGAGATTCAAACCCTAAGTATTTAGGTGTTAAAAGATATGGTGGTGAGTTTGTTAAAGCAGGTACAATCATCCTGCGTCAAAGAGGTACTAAGACTCATCCTGGTGTAAATGTTGGCTGTGGTAAAGATCACACTTTATTTGCTCTTAAAGATGGTACTGTTAAGTTCCATGTTGGTGGTGCTTTAAATCGTAAATTCGTTTCGATCGAAGAATAA
- the rplU gene encoding 50S ribosomal protein L21, with amino-acid sequence MYAIIKNGGKQYKVKEGEVVKLEKFDLGIGEKVEFDTVLMGQTVEGEVKIGAPIVEGAKVVGEVVEQGRNKKVKIMKFRRRKHSMKQQGHRQYFTAVKVSSISL; translated from the coding sequence ATGTACGCGATAATTAAAAATGGCGGTAAGCAATATAAGGTTAAAGAAGGCGAAGTTGTTAAGCTTGAGAAATTCGATCTTGGTATTGGCGAAAAAGTTGAGTTTGATACAGTTTTGATGGGTCAAACAGTAGAAGGCGAAGTTAAAATAGGCGCTCCTATTGTAGAAGGTGCTAAAGTTGTAGGCGAAGTTGTAGAACAAGGTCGTAATAAAAAAGTTAAGATCATGAAGTTCCGTCGTCGTAAGCACAGCATGAAGCAACAAGGTCACCGTCAGTATTTTACAGCGGTTAAAGTTTCATCTATTAGTTTATAA
- a CDS encoding DUF6194 family protein, with protein MNVQEIVMDLLGRYDDLVIHNTYGEIAIMLNPNNQLAKGKYFSTIKGYDGPNDKSSNLNRDTKTFRLNLKISKQRFLEIFNQSKLPERPSKGGVVCLEGSAFDFSQEDKILPHPVYGWISWVSIVNPTQETFDYLLSQGFFDDAYSHAKSLLN; from the coding sequence ATGAATGTACAAGAGATAGTAATGGATTTACTTGGTAGATATGATGATTTAGTAATTCATAATACTTACGGAGAGATCGCTATCATGCTCAACCCTAATAATCAGCTTGCTAAAGGTAAGTATTTTAGTACTATAAAAGGCTATGATGGACCAAATGATAAATCTTCTAATCTTAACCGAGATACTAAAACATTTCGTTTAAATCTTAAAATATCAAAACAAAGATTTTTAGAAATTTTTAATCAATCTAAGCTCCCCGAAAGACCATCAAAAGGTGGGGTTGTTTGTCTGGAAGGTAGTGCTTTTGACTTTTCTCAAGAAGATAAAATATTACCTCATCCTGTATATGGCTGGATTAGTTGGGTTAGTATAGTTAATCCTACACAAGAAACCTTTGATTATCTATTATCACAAGGTTTTTTTGATGATGCATATAGTCATGCAAAATCATTACTTAATTAA
- the uvrC gene encoding excinuclease ABC subunit UvrC, whose product MIIDNSKDFDLKSFLANLTTHSGVYRMLDKHGDIIYVGKAKNLKNRVNSYFSKGAKDSKTLMMVEQIARIEITITPSDYEAYLLENNLIKQHRPKYNILFKDDKSYPYLVISRDKFPRVSFYRGKSAYKKGQCFGPYVSISSVKNTLNIIQKIFPIRQCENSYYKSRVRPCLQYQIKRCLAPCVGLVSQQQYDEQLAILKKFLAGKFSSVLEEISAKMYQASEDMEYEKAQVYRDQLVILRKLQQQQIVDIQVDKTFDVIGIYMQDDYASIALLQIQNGDIVADRHWSIDAKGQDKTAIMHAFLSHFYLGDEIRNIWPKNIILSKVEFTDITDLMNSISQKIGQAINWIVAPAADNLKWLKLAEVNARQKLNIHTSSKSQYQKRLESLKEFLELEKDIKRIECFDISHFQGEATIASCVVYTDEGEDRKSHRRYNIKDIKAGDDYAAIHQVVSRRVSSGLEADNLPDVMIIDGSKGQIHQAEAVFREYGIQDKVQLVSLGKGVERISGKEKIYKGFDDAEYTLDEHNPGFLLLRQVRDSAHDHAIKGQRKKVSANRQSSIIEEIEGVGPKRRKALIMYFGGWQELSRASVDEIAKVKGISKKLAQEIWECFH is encoded by the coding sequence ATGATTATAGATAATTCTAAAGATTTTGATTTAAAAAGTTTCTTGGCAAACTTGACTACACATTCTGGTGTTTATCGTATGCTTGATAAGCACGGAGATATAATTTATGTTGGTAAGGCAAAAAATCTCAAAAATCGTGTAAATAGTTATTTTTCGAAAGGTGCGAAAGATAGCAAAACTTTAATGATGGTAGAGCAGATTGCTCGAATAGAGATAACTATTACCCCTAGCGACTACGAAGCATATCTACTAGAGAATAATCTTATCAAACAGCACCGTCCTAAATACAATATTTTATTTAAAGATGATAAAAGTTATCCGTATCTAGTAATTTCTCGTGATAAATTCCCTAGGGTATCTTTTTATCGTGGCAAATCAGCATATAAAAAAGGTCAGTGTTTTGGACCTTATGTGTCGATATCATCAGTCAAGAATACCCTAAATATTATCCAAAAAATCTTTCCGATCCGTCAATGTGAAAACTCGTACTATAAGTCTAGAGTTAGACCATGCTTGCAATATCAAATTAAGCGTTGTTTGGCACCTTGTGTAGGTTTGGTTTCTCAACAGCAATATGATGAACAATTGGCAATTCTAAAGAAATTCTTAGCGGGTAAATTCAGCTCTGTTTTAGAAGAAATCTCAGCAAAGATGTATCAAGCTTCTGAAGATATGGAGTATGAGAAAGCTCAAGTGTATAGAGATCAGTTAGTCATCTTGCGTAAGTTACAGCAGCAACAAATAGTTGATATTCAAGTTGATAAAACTTTTGATGTAATTGGCATCTATATGCAGGATGACTATGCAAGTATAGCTTTATTACAAATTCAAAATGGCGATATTGTCGCAGATAGACATTGGAGCATAGATGCTAAAGGGCAAGATAAAACTGCAATTATGCATGCATTTTTATCTCATTTTTATTTAGGTGATGAGATTCGTAATATTTGGCCTAAAAATATAATTCTCTCAAAGGTTGAGTTTACTGATATTACAGATCTTATGAATAGTATCTCTCAAAAAATTGGTCAAGCAATAAATTGGATAGTTGCTCCAGCCGCTGATAATCTTAAATGGTTGAAGTTAGCAGAGGTAAATGCACGACAAAAGTTAAACATACATACAAGTTCAAAATCACAGTACCAAAAGCGTTTGGAATCATTAAAAGAATTTCTGGAGTTAGAAAAAGATATTAAGCGTATTGAGTGTTTTGATATTTCACATTTTCAAGGTGAGGCAACCATAGCATCATGTGTAGTATATACAGATGAGGGTGAAGATCGCAAATCCCATCGCAGATATAATATCAAAGATATCAAAGCTGGTGATGACTATGCAGCAATTCATCAAGTAGTATCGCGTCGAGTTAGCTCAGGCTTAGAAGCTGATAATCTCCCAGATGTAATGATAATAGATGGCAGTAAAGGGCAGATTCATCAAGCAGAAGCTGTTTTTAGAGAATATGGAATTCAAGATAAAGTCCAACTTGTAAGTTTAGGTAAAGGTGTTGAGCGTATAAGTGGTAAAGAAAAAATATACAAAGGTTTTGATGATGCCGAATATACATTAGATGAACACAATCCAGGATTTTTATTATTACGACAAGTTAGGGATTCTGCTCATGATCATGCGATTAAAGGTCAGCGTAAAAAAGTAAGTGCAAATAGACAATCATCAATTATTGAAGAAATAGAAGGGGTTGGGCCAAAACGCCGTAAAGCTTTGATAATGTATTTTGGTGGCTGGCAAGAACTATCTAGAGCATCTGTTGATGAAATTGCAAAGGTCAAAGGAATTAGTAAAAAATTAGCTCAAGAGATTTGGGAGTGTTTTCATTAA
- a CDS encoding DUF2237 family protein: MSEQKNVLGTALKSCCLDPKTGFYRDGFCRTDNYDYGRHVVCAIMTQEFLDYTSSKGNDLSTPNPFFDFPGLKPGDKWCLCALRWLEAYQNGVAPEVVLESTHQSALDVIKKEYLFEKAYSSVNA; the protein is encoded by the coding sequence ATGTCAGAGCAAAAAAATGTTTTAGGAACAGCGCTAAAATCGTGTTGTTTAGACCCAAAGACGGGATTTTATAGAGATGGCTTTTGTCGTACAGATAATTATGATTATGGTCGCCATGTGGTATGTGCGATAATGACTCAAGAATTTTTAGATTATACATCATCTAAAGGTAATGATTTATCAACTCCAAATCCTTTTTTTGATTTTCCTGGACTTAAACCTGGAGATAAGTGGTGTTTGTGTGCTCTAAGATGGTTAGAAGCATACCAAAATGGTGTTGCTCCAGAAGTTGTGCTTGAATCAACTCATCAATCAGCTCTTGATGTAATCAAAAAAGAATATCTGTTTGAGAAAGCTTATTCTAGTGTAAATGCTTAG
- a CDS encoding ribonuclease D — MIINTNKQLNDVIEIISNTSQIAVDTEFYWMRTYYPELCLVQIATENEIFLIDTLKDLDFSKLKDIFENKDIQKIIHSATNDIPIIKRFFNCEVNNIFDTQLAAAFLGFQTQSSLKTLLKEILDIEMEKESQFSDWRNRPLTQKQLNYAIKDVEYLIQLKEYLQQQLIKSEYQGFFEQELIEIQKTQFNSIENIHTKIGNIQKFDEKTQKNAILIAQWREMIAQEKNIPVRFIFNNKVLYALAHKNPKSLNSFDNEEIKKLKPWIKKGVISALNSKQKLEQLSLEQKLGIKISAEINDKITIFFDTETNNLKFDATLIASRKDIRSVAYNLSIDNNYTNNKLLSGWRYEIVGKKLKEYILDITK, encoded by the coding sequence ATGATAATTAATACAAATAAGCAATTAAATGATGTGATAGAAATTATTAGCAATACTTCACAAATAGCTGTAGATACAGAATTCTACTGGATGCGTACATACTATCCTGAACTTTGCCTAGTACAGATAGCAACCGAAAATGAGATATTCCTAATAGATACGTTAAAAGATTTAGATTTTAGTAAGTTAAAGGACATTTTTGAAAATAAGGACATCCAAAAAATAATCCACTCAGCAACTAATGATATTCCTATTATCAAAAGGTTCTTTAACTGTGAAGTTAATAATATTTTTGATACGCAACTTGCAGCTGCCTTTCTTGGTTTTCAAACACAATCATCACTAAAAACGCTTCTGAAAGAAATTTTAGATATTGAAATGGAAAAAGAATCTCAATTTTCAGATTGGCGTAATAGACCACTAACACAAAAACAACTTAACTACGCTATCAAAGATGTTGAATACCTTATACAACTAAAAGAGTATTTGCAGCAACAGCTAATTAAAAGTGAATACCAAGGTTTTTTTGAGCAAGAACTAATTGAAATACAGAAAACACAATTTAACTCTATTGAAAACATCCACACCAAAATAGGCAATATCCAGAAATTTGATGAAAAAACTCAAAAAAATGCTATTTTAATAGCTCAATGGCGTGAAATGATTGCTCAAGAAAAAAATATTCCAGTTAGGTTTATTTTTAATAACAAAGTACTCTATGCATTAGCTCATAAAAATCCTAAATCACTTAACTCTTTTGATAATGAGGAAATAAAAAAACTTAAACCATGGATTAAAAAAGGTGTGATATCTGCTCTTAATTCTAAACAAAAGCTAGAACAATTAAGCTTAGAGCAAAAATTAGGGATTAAAATATCTGCTGAAATAAATGATAAAATCACTATTTTTTTTGACACAGAAACAAACAATTTGAAATTCGATGCAACACTAATAGCATCAAGAAAAGATATCCGTTCAGTAGCATATAATCTAAGTATTGATAATAACTATACAAATAATAAACTCCTTAGCGGTTGGAGATATGAAATAGTTGGTAAAAAATTAAAAGAGTATATACTTGATATCACAAAATAA